A stretch of Vairimorpha necatrix chromosome 2, complete sequence DNA encodes these proteins:
- a CDS encoding DNA polymerase kappa (polK) codes for MNESDEEDLLEKDKIKKISLATLDDEFSENKETKLYKIRNKSYDILQKLDSITPSKIESALQHVKLLKKEMGLKYPALFDADPMIIFCHVDLDSFYASVESLENPEYKTIPLGVGNMNMLATCNYVARKYGIRAGMPGYMAKQLCPTLKIVKCDFQKYNFFSEQVMSVLSIFDEEIEIYGIDEACLTFDVLKFKNSVSKMNMIGFNISLLNKEDKNKFQFKEYFHDRSVYVPMTSTKFNFINIKKLIDNIRHLVFLRTGLTISGGISVTRGLSKYACGINKPNGSFVIDKDFDGHILDLETDKINGIGSATKEFLAKSYKIRTIRELRDNLHFLYLTMPYKSFKNLFYLSYGLSIFDFSDRTNKSRQSVGKNVTFRSTIDHSEICTILWRCCTSLSDKLKMKNIKCNIITLNYKTSNFSSKTKQIKLNKKINEDIEIFNVGYDLLMDSKLLTTNKNILNPIRLLGITRSGFSNDDSNGLSKFLGSVYEKKICPVCKKASLHLNNFLFESHVNSCINAQQTEETKRKSTLDAYIKKKNRE; via the coding sequence ATGAATGAATCTGATGAAGAAGATTTACTAGAAAAggacaaaattaaaaagatatcATTAGCAACGCTAGATGATGAATTTAGTGAAAATAAAGAGACGAAGTTGTATAAAATACGAAATAAAtcttatgatattttacaaaaactTGATTCCATTACACCTTCCAAAATAGAATCAGCACTTCAACATGTTAAGTTACTCAAAAAAGAGATGGGCTTAAAATATCCAGCTTTGTTTGATGCAGACCCCATGATCATATTTTGTCATGTAGATCTTGATTCATTTTACGCTAGTGTGGAATCATTGGAAAATCCCGAATATAAGACAATACCTTTAGGCGTTGGTAATATGAACATGCTCGCTACTTGTAATTATGTAGCAAGAAAATATGGTATAAGGGCTGGTATGCCTGGATATATGGCAAAACAATTATGTCCAACTCTTAAGATAGTTAAATGtgattttcaaaaatataattttttcagtGAACAAGTTATGAGTGTATTGTCAATTTTTGatgaagaaattgaaatttatgGAATTGATGAGGCATGTTTGACATTTGATgtattgaaatttaaaaattcggTATCAAAAATGAACATGATAGggtttaatatttcattattaaacaaagaagataaaaacaaatttcaATTTAAAGAATACTTTCATGATCGTTCTGTTTATGTGCCAATGACATCTACgaagtttaattttataaacattaaaaaattaatagaCAATATTAGGcatttagtatttttacGTACTGGTCTTACAATATCGGGGGGAATTTCTGTGACAAGGGGATTGAGTAAATATGCATGTGGAATAAATAAGCCCAATGGATCTTTTGTAATTGATAAAGATTTTGATGGTCATATTTTGGATTTAGAAActgataaaattaatggTATCGGTTCTGCCACTAAAGAATTTCTTGCAAAGtcttataaaattagaacTATAAGGGAACTTAGAGATAACCTACATTTTCTATATCTAACTATGCCttataaatcatttaaaaatttgttttatttatcatatgGTCTTtctatatttgattttagtGATAGAACAAATAAGTCAAGACAATCTGTCGGCAAAAATGTGACATTTAGATCCACTATTGATCATTCTGAAATCTGTACAATTCTATGGCGTTGTTGCACTTCGTTAAGTGATAAACtcaaaatgaaaaatataaaatgtaatataataacactaaattataaaacgTCTAATTTTAGTAGTAAAACTAAACAGATTAAATTAAACAAGAAGATCAATGAAgatattgaaatttttaatgttggTTACGATTTATTAATGGACAGTAAGCTTTTAAcaactaataaaaatattcttaatCCTATTAGACTCTTGGGCATAACTCGTAGTGGTTTTTCAAATGATGATAGCAACGGACTGTCTAAGTTCCTCGGATCTGTATATGAGAAGAAAATTTGTCCAGTCTGCAAAAAAGCATCCttacatttaaataattttttatttgagaGCCATGTCAACAGTTGTATAAATGCTCAGCAAACTGAAGAGACCAAGCGTAAAAGCACACTTGACGcatatataaagaaaaaaaatcgagAATAA